One Desulfobotulus mexicanus genomic window, AATGGAGCCTGTAGAGCGCAAAGGCTGCAAAAAGATGCTGGTTTGCATTCCTGTCTCCCGTATCCTCTTTGAAAACCCAGGTATCTGTACCGGATGCTGATGAAAGACCCACACAGACCATACCAACTGGTTTTTCATCACTGCCGCCGGAAGGCCCTGCAATACCTGTTGTGGAAAGTCCGTAATCTGCCATTCCCGCAAGCCTTGCTCCCAGAGCCATTTCACCGGCAACAGCCTCGCTCACGGCACCGTGCTTTTCAAGGGTTTTGGGCCGAACACCCAGGAGCTTCACCTTGGCTTCGTTGGCATAGGTAACTGCAGAAAGTTTAAAATAAGCAGAACTTCCGGCAAGGGAGGTAAAAAGAAAAGCCATCAGGCCACCGGTACAGCTTTCTCCGAAGGCAAGGGTCTTTTTATCACGGAT contains:
- a CDS encoding CinA family protein; its protein translation is MNLLPRDADRLAREISHLLIRDKKTLAFGESCTGGLMAFLFTSLAGSSAYFKLSAVTYANEAKVKLLGVRPKTLEKHGAVSEAVAGEMALGARLAGMADYGLSTTGIAGPSGGSDEKPVGMVCVGLSSASGTDTWVFKEDTGDRNANQHLFAAFALYRLHCLILEESP